Proteins from a single region of Streptococcus oralis:
- a CDS encoding gamma-glutamylcysteine synthetase, producing the protein MSRSVELLKKRYLKNIKENPDLFIGIELEFPIVNLEGKATDGEVVKDLFRYLPSVLGFTIEKVDDFGNPIQLFDPVSQDTILFEVAYTTIEFAFGKAECIQEVEERFNFYMATIQNKLGESNHAIVGCGIHPNWDKNENCPVAYTRYQMLMDYLNLSRNVTKSDLHHFPEYGAFICGSQVQLDVSKSNYLRVINAFTQIEAAKAYLFANSEFSGADWDTKISRDIFWEESMHGIYPENVGVNTRLFKDEDDFFDYLDHSAIFTAERDGQTYYFYPIQARDYLATPEIQAFSLNGDEVLIHPQEKDFETHRSYQYQDLTTRGTVEFRSVCTQPLDRTFASAAFHLGLLLHLDKLEAYLRTASFFTTAGRDYKLLRRQFSKKQLTDEEEAAVLEFSKDLLTLAEEGLEKRDKQEIVYLEPLKKELGL; encoded by the coding sequence ATGTCTCGGTCTGTTGAATTACTAAAGAAACGTTACTTAAAAAATATAAAAGAGAATCCAGATTTATTTATTGGGATTGAGTTAGAATTTCCTATTGTAAATTTAGAGGGTAAAGCTACAGATGGTGAAGTTGTTAAGGATCTCTTTCGGTATTTACCATCAGTACTGGGATTTACTATCGAGAAAGTGGATGATTTTGGGAATCCAATTCAGTTGTTTGATCCAGTCAGCCAAGATACGATCTTATTTGAGGTTGCTTATACGACAATTGAGTTTGCATTCGGAAAGGCTGAATGTATCCAAGAGGTAGAAGAACGGTTTAACTTCTATATGGCTACGATTCAGAATAAGTTGGGTGAATCTAATCATGCTATTGTTGGTTGCGGCATTCATCCCAACTGGGATAAAAATGAGAATTGTCCAGTGGCTTATACCCGCTATCAGATGTTGATGGATTATTTGAATTTGAGTAGAAATGTTACTAAATCAGATTTACATCATTTTCCTGAGTATGGAGCCTTTATCTGTGGGAGTCAGGTTCAACTGGACGTTTCAAAGTCCAACTACCTGCGGGTTATCAATGCTTTTACGCAAATTGAAGCAGCTAAAGCCTATTTGTTTGCCAATTCTGAGTTTTCGGGGGCAGATTGGGATACCAAAATTTCGAGAGATATTTTTTGGGAAGAATCCATGCATGGTATCTATCCAGAGAATGTAGGTGTCAATACTAGACTCTTTAAAGATGAGGATGATTTTTTTGACTATCTAGATCATTCTGCAATTTTTACTGCGGAACGTGATGGGCAGACCTATTATTTTTATCCTATTCAGGCTAGGGACTATTTGGCTACACCTGAAATCCAGGCATTTAGCCTTAATGGGGATGAGGTATTGATTCATCCTCAGGAGAAGGATTTTGAAACCCATCGTAGTTACCAATACCAAGACTTAACGACTCGAGGAACAGTTGAGTTTCGCAGTGTTTGTACTCAGCCGCTCGATAGGACTTTTGCTTCTGCTGCCTTTCACTTGGGATTGTTGCTTCATTTAGACAAGCTTGAAGCTTACTTGCGAACGGCTTCATTCTTTACCACAGCTGGTCGTGATTATAAGCTTTTAAGACGACAGTTTTCTAAAAAACAACTCACAGATGAAGAAGAAGCTGCGGTTCTCGAGTTTTCTAAAGACTTACTCACCCTAGCTGAGGAGGGACTGGAGAAAAGAGATAAGCAAGAAATAGTTTATTTAGAGCCTTTGAAGAAAGAATTGGGATTATAA
- a CDS encoding cytidine deaminase family protein: MDTWEKMYEEAQTLYNPHEVSDFVYANHVVAAVEAEDGQIFTGFCMEGTCGVFHLCAERAALFNMYQFSGQTKVKKILAFRDKPPYGEGSGMPCGACREFLLELNAENKEAEFMIDYETRKTIKVAELIPYWWGEERATNW, encoded by the coding sequence ATGGATACATGGGAAAAGATGTATGAAGAAGCACAAACACTATACAATCCCCATGAAGTTTCTGACTTTGTTTATGCTAACCATGTTGTTGCTGCAGTAGAAGCAGAAGATGGTCAGATCTTCACAGGATTTTGTATGGAAGGCACTTGTGGCGTTTTTCATCTCTGTGCAGAACGAGCGGCTCTCTTCAATATGTATCAATTTTCAGGACAAACTAAAGTTAAGAAAATCCTCGCCTTTCGAGACAAACCTCCCTACGGCGAAGGATCAGGTATGCCCTGTGGCGCTTGCAGAGAATTTCTCTTAGAATTGAATGCTGAAAACAAAGAAGCAGAGTTCATGATAGACTACGAAACAAGAAAAACAATTAAGGTTGCCGAATTGATCCCTTACTGGTGGGGAGAGGAACGTGCGACTAATTGGTAA
- the gltX gene encoding glutamate--tRNA ligase, with amino-acid sequence MSKDIRVRYAPSPTGLLHIGNARTALFNYLYARHHGGTFIIRIEDTDRKRHVENGERSQLENLRWLGIDWDESPETHENYRQSERLELYQKYIDQLLAEGKAYKSYVTEEELAAERERQEAAGETPRYINEYLGMSEEEKATYIAEREAAGIIPTVRLAVNESGIYKWHDMVKGDIEFEGGNIGGDWVIQKKDGYPTYNFAVVIDDHDMQISHVIRGDDHIANTPKQLMVYEALGWEAPEFGHMTLIINSETGKKLSKRDTNTLQFIEDYRKKGYLPEAVFNFIALLGWNPGGEDEIFSREELIKLFDENRLSKSPAAFDQKKLDWMSNDYIKRADLATIFEMAKPYLEEAGRLTDKSEKMVELYKPQMKSVDEIVPLTDLFFSDFPELTDAEREVMAGETVPVVLEAFKAKLEAMTDEEFVTENIFPQIKAVQKETGIKGKNLFMPIRIAVSGEMHGPELPDTIFLLGREKSIQHIENMLKEISK; translated from the coding sequence ATGTCAAAAGATATCCGCGTACGCTACGCACCAAGTCCAACAGGACTCCTACACATCGGAAATGCCCGTACAGCATTATTCAACTACCTTTACGCACGCCATCATGGTGGAACTTTTATCATCCGTATCGAAGATACTGACCGTAAACGCCATGTTGAGAATGGAGAACGTTCACAGCTTGAAAATCTTCGCTGGTTGGGAATTGACTGGGATGAAAGTCCAGAAACTCATGAAAACTATCGCCAATCAGAGCGTTTGGAACTCTATCAAAAATACATCGACCAATTGCTAGCTGAAGGAAAAGCCTACAAATCTTACGTCACAGAAGAAGAGTTGGCAGCTGAACGCGAACGCCAAGAAGCAGCAGGTGAAACACCACGTTACATCAATGAATACCTTGGTATGAGCGAAGAAGAAAAAGCAACTTACATCGCAGAACGTGAAGCAGCCGGTATCATCCCAACTGTTCGTTTGGCTGTTAATGAATCTGGTATCTACAAATGGCATGACATGGTCAAAGGTGATATCGAGTTTGAAGGTGGCAATATCGGCGGTGACTGGGTGATTCAAAAGAAAGATGGTTACCCAACTTACAACTTTGCCGTTGTTATTGATGACCACGATATGCAAATCTCTCATGTTATCCGTGGAGATGACCACATTGCCAACACACCCAAACAGCTTATGGTTTATGAAGCTCTTGGGTGGGAAGCTCCAGAGTTCGGTCACATGACTTTGATTATCAACTCTGAAACGGGTAAAAAATTGTCTAAACGGGATACCAATACCCTTCAGTTTATCGAAGACTACCGTAAAAAAGGCTATTTGCCAGAAGCCGTCTTTAACTTTATCGCCCTTCTTGGTTGGAACCCAGGTGGCGAAGATGAAATTTTCTCTCGTGAAGAACTCATTAAACTTTTCGATGAAAACCGCCTCAGCAAGTCTCCAGCAGCCTTCGACCAGAAAAAACTTGACTGGATGAGCAACGACTACATCAAGAGAGCTGATCTAGCTACTATCTTTGAAATGGCCAAACCTTACTTAGAAGAAGCAGGACGTTTGACTGACAAATCTGAAAAAATGGTAGAACTCTACAAACCACAAATGAAGTCAGTGGACGAAATCGTTCCATTGACAGATCTTTTCTTCTCAGATTTCCCAGAGTTGACAGACGCTGAGCGCGAGGTCATGGCAGGAGAAACCGTTCCTGTTGTTCTAGAAGCCTTCAAAGCGAAACTAGAAGCAATGACAGATGAAGAATTTGTGACAGAAAACATCTTCCCACAAATCAAAGCAGTACAAAAAGAAACAGGTATTAAAGGGAAAAATCTCTTCATGCCTATTCGTATTGCTGTATCAGGTGAAATGCATGGACCAGAATTGCCAGACACCATTTTCTTACTTGGACGTGAAAAGTCAATCCAGCATATTGAAAACATGCTGAAAGAGATTTCTAAATAA
- a CDS encoding glucose-6-phosphate isomerase produces MSHIKFDYSKVLDKFVAPHEVEYMQAQVTAADELIRKGTGAGSDFLGWLDLPENYDREEFDRILKAAEQIKSDSDVLVVIGIGGSYLGAKAAIDFLNHHFANLQTKEERKAPQILYAGNSISSTYLADLVEYVTDKDFSVNVISKSGTTTEPAIAFRVFKELLVKKYGQEEANKRIYATTDRQKGAVKVEADANGWETFVVPDDIGGRFSVLTAVGLLPIAASGADIKALMEGANAARKDYTSDKLSENEAYQYAAVRNILYRKGYATEILVNYEPSLQYFSEWWKQLAGESEGKDQKGIYPTSANFSTDLHSLGQFIQEGTRIMFETVVRVDKPRKNVIIPTLEEDLDGLGYLQGKDVDFVNKKATDGVLLAHTDGDVPNMYVTLPEQDAFTLGYTIYFFELAIALSGYLNAINPFDQPGVEAYKRNMFALLGKPGFEELSKELNARL; encoded by the coding sequence ATGTCACATATTAAATTTGATTATTCAAAAGTTTTAGACAAATTTGTTGCTCCACATGAAGTGGAATACATGCAAGCACAAGTAACAGCTGCAGACGAATTGATCCGTAAAGGAACTGGTGCTGGTAGCGACTTTTTGGGTTGGTTGGACCTTCCTGAAAATTATGACCGCGAAGAATTCGACCGCATCTTGAAAGCTGCTGAGCAAATCAAATCAGATAGCGATGTCTTGGTTGTAATCGGTATTGGTGGATCTTACCTTGGTGCCAAAGCAGCCATCGACTTCTTGAACCACCACTTTGCGAACTTGCAAACAAAAGAAGAACGCAAAGCTCCACAAATCCTTTACGCTGGAAACTCAATCTCATCTACTTACCTTGCTGACTTGGTAGAGTACGTAACTGACAAAGACTTCTCAGTAAACGTGATTTCTAAATCAGGTACAACAACAGAACCAGCGATTGCTTTCCGTGTCTTCAAAGAACTCTTGGTTAAGAAATACGGTCAAGAAGAAGCTAACAAACGTATCTATGCTACAACTGACCGCCAAAAAGGTGCTGTTAAGGTTGAAGCAGACGCTAACGGTTGGGAAACATTTGTTGTTCCAGATGACATCGGTGGACGCTTCTCAGTATTGACAGCAGTTGGATTGCTTCCAATCGCAGCATCAGGTGCAGACATCAAAGCTCTTATGGAAGGTGCGAATGCAGCTCGTAAAGACTACACTTCAGACAAACTTTCAGAAAATGAAGCTTACCAATACGCAGCAGTTCGTAACATCCTTTACCGTAAAGGCTACGCTACTGAAATCTTGGTAAACTACGAACCATCACTTCAATACTTCTCAGAATGGTGGAAACAATTGGCTGGTGAATCAGAAGGGAAAGACCAAAAAGGGATTTACCCAACTTCAGCAAACTTCTCAACTGACTTGCACTCACTTGGTCAATTTATCCAAGAAGGAACTCGTATCATGTTTGAAACAGTTGTCCGTGTTGACAAACCTCGTAAGAACGTGATCATTCCTACTTTGGAAGAAGATCTTGACGGACTTGGTTACCTTCAAGGAAAAGACGTTGACTTTGTAAACAAAAAAGCGACTGACGGTGTTCTTCTTGCCCACACTGACGGTGATGTACCAAACATGTACGTGACTCTTCCAGAGCAAGATGCCTTCACTCTTGGTTACACTATCTACTTCTTCGAATTGGCAATTGCCCTTTCAGGTTACTTGAATGCCATCAACCCATTTGACCAACCAGGTGTTGAAGCCTACAAACGTAACATGTTTGCCCTTCTTGGAAAACCAGGATTTGAAGAATTGAGCAAAGAGCTTAACGCACGTCTATAA
- a CDS encoding gamma-glutamyl-gamma-aminobutyrate hydrolase family protein — MARTVVGVAANLCPVDAEGKNIHSSVSCKFAESIRQVGGLPLVIPVGDESIVRDYVEMIDKLILTGGQNVHPQFYGEKKTIESDDYNLVRDEFELALLKEALRQNKPIMAICRGVQLVNVAFGGTLHQEIEGHWQGLPFGTSHSIETVEGSVVAKLFGRESQVNSVHRQSIKDLAPNFRVTAIDPRDQTIEAIESIDEHRIIGLQWHPEFLVNEEDGNLELFEYLLNEL, encoded by the coding sequence ATGGCTAGAACGGTTGTAGGAGTTGCTGCGAATCTATGTCCTGTAGATGCAGAAGGGAAAAACATTCACTCATCTGTATCCTGTAAATTTGCAGAGAGCATTCGTCAAGTCGGTGGTCTTCCTTTAGTAATTCCTGTAGGGGATGAGTCCATTGTTCGCGATTATGTGGAAATGATTGACAAACTCATTTTGACAGGTGGGCAAAATGTCCATCCTCAGTTTTATGGAGAGAAAAAGACCATTGAGAGCGATGATTACAACCTTGTACGCGATGAGTTTGAACTAGCTCTCTTGAAAGAAGCGCTCCGTCAGAATAAACCAATTATGGCAATCTGTCGCGGAGTTCAGCTGGTCAATGTTGCTTTTGGCGGCACTCTCCACCAAGAAATTGAAGGTCACTGGCAAGGCTTGCCTTTTGGAACATCTCATTCTATTGAGACGGTAGAAGGGAGTGTGGTGGCTAAGTTGTTTGGAAGAGAAAGTCAGGTCAACTCAGTCCATCGTCAGAGTATCAAAGATCTGGCACCTAATTTTCGTGTGACAGCTATTGATCCAAGAGACCAGACCATTGAAGCGATTGAGTCTATCGACGAGCACCGTATCATTGGTTTGCAGTGGCATCCAGAGTTTCTGGTCAATGAAGAAGACGGCAATTTAGAACTATTTGAGTATTTATTAAATGAATTGTAA
- a CDS encoding ABC transporter ATP-binding protein, producing MKTVRFFWNYFKVYKLSFVIVILMVAVATIAQALFPVFSGQAVTELANLVLAYQNGTSELAWQSLSALMLNLALVVLALVVSSLIYMTLMTRVIAESTNEMRKGLFGKLSRLTVSFFDRHQDGDILSRFTSDLDNILQAFNESLVQVMSNIALYIGLIFVMFSKNVTLALITVGSTPVAFLMLVFIVKMARKYTNLQQKEVGKLNAYMDESISGQKAVIVQGIQDDIVAGFVEQNERVRKATFKGRMFSGILFPVMNGMSLVNTAVVIFAGSAVLLNDPSIETTTALGLIVMFTQFSQQYYQPIIQVAASWGSLQLAFTGADRIQEMFDAEEEIRPQNAPSFTELREGVEISHIDFSYVPDKPILKDVSISAPKGQMIAVVGPTGSGKTTIMNLINRFYDVDAGSICFDGKDIRDYDLDSLRSKVGIVLQDSVLFSGTIRDNIRFGVPDASQEMVEAAAKATHIHDYIESLPDKYDTLIDDEQNIFSTGQKQLISIARTLMTDPQVLILDEATSNVDTVTESKIQHAMEAVVAGRTSFVIAHRLKTILNADQIIVLKDGEVIERGNHHELLKLGGFYSELYHNQFVFE from the coding sequence ATGAAAACCGTTCGATTTTTCTGGAATTATTTTAAAGTTTACAAGCTCTCCTTTGTTATTGTGATTCTGATGGTTGCAGTTGCGACGATTGCCCAAGCCCTCTTTCCAGTTTTTTCAGGTCAAGCAGTGACAGAGCTCGCTAACCTAGTTCTGGCTTATCAAAATGGGACTTCCGAACTAGCCTGGCAGAGTTTGTCAGCTCTGATGCTGAATCTAGCTCTGGTTGTCCTCGCCTTAGTGGTATCCAGTTTGATTTACATGACCTTGATGACCCGTGTGATTGCTGAGTCAACAAATGAGATGCGTAAGGGCCTTTTTGGTAAACTTTCTCGTTTAACGGTTTCTTTCTTTGACCGCCATCAGGATGGTGATATCCTTTCTCGATTCACGAGTGACTTGGACAACATCCTTCAAGCCTTCAATGAAAGCCTAGTTCAGGTCATGAGCAATATTGCTCTTTACATCGGTTTGATTTTTGTCATGTTTTCAAAGAATGTGACGCTAGCCCTGATAACAGTAGGCAGCACTCCAGTGGCCTTTCTCATGTTGGTCTTCATCGTGAAAATGGCCCGCAAGTACACCAATCTCCAGCAAAAAGAGGTTGGGAAACTCAACGCCTACATGGACGAGAGTATTTCTGGACAGAAAGCTGTTATCGTACAAGGAATTCAAGACGACATCGTAGCAGGCTTTGTGGAGCAAAATGAGCGCGTGCGCAAGGCGACCTTTAAAGGGAGAATGTTCTCAGGCATCCTCTTTCCAGTTATGAATGGGATGAGCTTGGTCAATACGGCCGTCGTCATTTTTGCAGGTTCTGCGGTCTTGTTGAACGATCCAAGTATCGAAACAACGACAGCCCTAGGTTTGATTGTCATGTTTACCCAATTTTCTCAGCAGTACTACCAGCCGATTATCCAGGTGGCTGCGAGTTGGGGAAGCCTCCAGTTGGCCTTTACTGGAGCAGATCGTATCCAAGAAATGTTCGATGCAGAAGAAGAGATCCGCCCGCAAAATGCACCATCCTTTACGGAATTACGAGAGGGCGTTGAAATCAGTCACATTGATTTCTCTTATGTGCCAGACAAGCCGATTTTGAAAGATGTCAGCATTTCAGCTCCTAAGGGGCAGATGATAGCAGTTGTCGGTCCGACTGGCTCAGGGAAAACGACCATCATGAACCTCATCAATCGTTTCTACGATGTGGATGCAGGCAGCATTTGCTTTGATGGCAAAGACATCCGTGACTACGACTTGGACAGCCTGCGGAGTAAGGTCGGTATTGTCTTGCAGGATTCGGTCTTGTTTAGTGGAACAATCCGAGACAATATCCGCTTTGGTGTGCCAGATGCCAGTCAGGAAATGGTTGAAGCTGCTGCTAAGGCAACTCATATTCATGACTACATCGAAAGCTTGCCTGATAAGTATGATACCCTTATTGATGATGAGCAAAATATCTTCTCAACTGGGCAGAAACAATTGATTTCCATCGCTCGTACCTTGATGACAGACCCTCAAGTCCTAATCCTAGATGAAGCGACTTCCAATGTCGATACCGTAACAGAAAGCAAAATCCAGCATGCTATGGAGGCAGTTGTAGCAGGACGAACCAGTTTTGTTATTGCCCATCGTCTCAAGACCATCCTCAATGCCGATCAGATTATTGTCCTCAAAGATGGAGAGGTTATTGAACGTGGAAATCATCACGAGTTGCTCAAACTTGGCGGTTTCTACTCAGAACTGTATCACAATCAATTTGTCTTCGAATAA
- a CDS encoding ABC transporter ATP-binding protein, with protein sequence MLIKKLKTYKWQALASLMMTGLMVASSLLQPRYLQEVLEALLAGQHEAIYSIGVWLIGVALVGLVAGGVNVTLAAYIAQGVSSDLREDAFRKIQTFSYANIEQFNAGNLVVRMTNDINQIQNVVMMAFQILFRLPLLFIGSFILAVHTLPSLWWVIVLMVLLIFALTAIMMGMMGPRFAKFQTLLERINAIAKENLRGVRVVKSFVQEKEQFAKFTEVSDELLGQNLYIGYAFSVIEPFMMLVGYGAVFLSIWLVAGMAQSDPSVVGSIASFINYLSQIIFTIIMVGFLGNSVSRAMISLRRIREILDTEPAMTFKDLPDEELGGSLSFENVTFTYPNDDEPMLKNVTFDVAPGQMVGVVGATGAGKSTLAQLIPRLFDPQEGSIKIGGKDIRDVSEGTLRKTVSIVLQRAILFSGTIADNLRQGKGNASVSEMERAARIAQASEFIGRMENKFESQVEERGSNFSGGQKQRMSIARGIVSNPRILIFDDSTSALDAKSERLVQEALNKDLKGTTTIIIAQKISSVVHADKILVLDQGRLIGEGRHADLVANNAVYREIYETQKGKEE encoded by the coding sequence ATGCTCATTAAAAAATTAAAAACCTATAAATGGCAGGCCTTGGCATCCTTAATGATGACAGGCTTGATGGTTGCGAGTTCGCTCTTGCAACCGCGCTATTTGCAAGAGGTGTTAGAGGCATTGTTGGCTGGTCAACATGAGGCTATCTATAGTATTGGTGTCTGGCTGATAGGAGTAGCCCTAGTCGGTCTGGTTGCAGGTGGGGTCAATGTGACACTTGCAGCCTACATTGCTCAAGGAGTGTCTTCGGACCTTCGGGAAGACGCCTTTCGCAAGATCCAGACTTTTTCTTATGCCAATATCGAGCAGTTCAATGCGGGCAATCTTGTCGTCCGAATGACCAATGATATCAACCAAATTCAGAACGTGGTGATGATGGCTTTTCAAATCCTCTTCCGTCTCCCTCTTCTCTTTATCGGTTCCTTTATCTTGGCGGTTCACACTCTTCCGTCACTTTGGTGGGTGATTGTCCTCATGGTGCTCTTAATCTTTGCACTAACAGCCATCATGATGGGGATGATGGGGCCACGATTTGCTAAGTTTCAAACCCTTCTTGAACGGATCAATGCTATCGCCAAGGAAAATCTACGTGGTGTGCGCGTAGTCAAATCCTTTGTGCAGGAAAAAGAGCAGTTTGCCAAATTTACTGAAGTTTCAGATGAACTTCTCGGACAAAATCTTTATATCGGTTATGCCTTCTCAGTTATAGAACCCTTTATGATGCTAGTCGGCTATGGGGCAGTCTTTCTCTCTATCTGGTTGGTGGCAGGTATGGCTCAGTCAGATCCGTCTGTTGTGGGCTCGATTGCTTCCTTTATCAACTATCTCAGCCAGATTATCTTTACCATCATCATGGTTGGATTTTTAGGGAATTCTGTCAGTCGTGCTATGATTTCCTTGCGTCGTATCCGCGAAATTCTAGATACCGAGCCAGCGATGACCTTTAAAGATCTCCCAGACGAAGAGTTAGGAGGAAGTCTCTCTTTTGAAAATGTGACCTTCACCTATCCTAATGACGATGAGCCTATGCTGAAGAATGTAACCTTTGATGTTGCGCCTGGTCAGATGGTCGGTGTGGTTGGGGCGACTGGAGCAGGGAAGTCTACCTTGGCTCAGTTAATTCCACGACTGTTTGATCCACAGGAGGGCTCTATCAAGATTGGTGGCAAGGATATTCGAGACGTCAGCGAGGGAACTTTGCGTAAAACAGTTTCCATCGTCTTGCAACGTGCTATTCTCTTTAGCGGGACCATTGCAGATAATCTTCGTCAAGGGAAAGGCAATGCCAGCGTGTCAGAAATGGAACGTGCAGCACGGATTGCCCAAGCCAGTGAATTTATCGGGCGCATGGAAAACAAATTTGAGAGTCAGGTTGAAGAACGTGGCAGCAACTTTTCTGGTGGACAAAAGCAACGGATGTCGATTGCCCGTGGGATTGTCAGCAATCCCCGGATCCTGATTTTTGACGATTCGACTTCAGCCCTAGATGCCAAGTCAGAAAGACTCGTACAGGAAGCTTTGAACAAAGACCTGAAAGGGACGACAACCATTATCATCGCTCAAAAGATTAGTTCGGTCGTCCATGCAGACAAGATTTTGGTTTTGGATCAAGGGCGTTTGATTGGAGAAGGACGGCATGCAGACTTGGTAGCTAACAATGCCGTCTACCGCGAAATCTACGAAACACAAAAGGGAAAGGAGGAATAA
- a CDS encoding NAD(P)H-dependent glycerol-3-phosphate dehydrogenase codes for MKKQTIAVLGPGSWGTALSQVLNDNGHEVRIWGNISDQIDEINNQHTNKRYFKDILLDEKIKAYHDLEETLKDVDAVLFVVPTKVTRLVAQQVAKVLDHKVVIMHASKGLEPDSHKRLSTILEEEIPADLRSEVVVVSGPSHAEETIVRDITLITAASKDLETAQYVQNLFSNHYFRLYTNTDVVGVETAGALKNIIAVGAGALHGLGFGDNAKAAIIARGLAEITRLGVALGANPLTYSGLSGVGDLIVTGTSVHSRNWRAGDALGRGESLADIEANMGMVIEGISTTRAAYELAQELGVYMPITQAIYRVIYEGVNIKEAITGIMSNEFKAENEWS; via the coding sequence ATGAAGAAACAAACCATCGCTGTCTTGGGTCCTGGTTCTTGGGGAACTGCCCTTTCGCAGGTCCTAAACGACAATGGACACGAAGTTCGCATTTGGGGAAATATTTCTGACCAAATTGATGAAATCAATAACCAACATACAAACAAACGCTACTTCAAAGATATCCTACTCGACGAAAAGATCAAAGCCTATCATGACTTAGAAGAAACACTCAAGGATGTGGATGCTGTTTTATTTGTGGTCCCAACAAAAGTAACGAGACTGGTTGCCCAACAAGTAGCAAAGGTACTCGATCACAAGGTTGTCATCATGCATGCCTCCAAAGGATTGGAACCAGATAGCCACAAACGCCTATCAACTATTCTTGAGGAGGAAATCCCAGCTGACCTTCGTAGTGAAGTCGTTGTTGTTTCAGGACCTAGCCATGCTGAGGAAACTATTGTACGGGATATTACCTTGATTACAGCAGCCTCTAAAGACCTTGAAACTGCTCAGTACGTCCAAAATCTCTTTAGCAATCACTACTTCCGTCTCTATACTAATACGGATGTTGTCGGAGTTGAAACCGCTGGTGCTCTCAAAAACATCATCGCAGTTGGCGCTGGGGCACTACATGGTCTGGGGTTTGGCGACAATGCCAAGGCAGCCATCATCGCTCGAGGATTAGCAGAAATCACCCGTCTAGGTGTCGCTCTTGGAGCTAACCCTCTGACTTATAGCGGTCTTTCTGGAGTTGGAGATTTGATCGTAACGGGGACATCTGTCCACTCTCGTAACTGGAGGGCAGGTGATGCTCTCGGTCGCGGAGAATCCCTCGCAGACATCGAAGCAAACATGGGCATGGTCATCGAAGGCATTTCAACAACTCGAGCAGCTTACGAGCTGGCTCAGGAATTGGGTGTCTACATGCCAATCACACAGGCTATTTACCGAGTTATCTACGAAGGTGTCAATATCAAAGAAGCAATCACTGGCATCATGAGCAATGAATTTAAAGCAGAAAACGAATGGTCATAG
- the galU gene encoding UTP--glucose-1-phosphate uridylyltransferase GalU, which produces MKQKVRKAVIPAAGLGTRFLPATKALAKEMLPIVDKPTIQFIVEEALKSGIEDILVVTGKSKRSIEDHFDSNFELEYNLKEKGKTDLLKLVDETTGMRLHFIRQTHPRGLGDAVLQAKAFVGNEPFVVMLGDDLMDITDEKAVPLTKQLMDDYERTHASTIAVMPVPHDEVSAYGVIAPQGEGKDGLYSVETFVEKPAPEDAPSDLAIIGRYLLTPEIFQILENQAPGAGNEIQLTDAIDTLNKTQRVFAREFKGARYDVGDKFGFMKTSIDYALKHPQVKDDLKDYLIQLGKELAGGE; this is translated from the coding sequence ATGAAACAAAAAGTCAGAAAAGCAGTCATCCCTGCCGCTGGATTGGGAACTCGTTTCCTCCCAGCAACTAAGGCCTTGGCCAAGGAAATGTTGCCAATCGTAGACAAGCCAACTATCCAGTTTATCGTTGAAGAAGCACTCAAGTCTGGAATCGAAGACATTTTGGTTGTTACGGGTAAGTCAAAACGTTCTATCGAGGACCACTTCGATTCAAACTTCGAATTGGAATATAACCTCAAAGAAAAAGGGAAAACAGATCTTTTGAAGTTGGTTGATGAGACAACCGGCATGCGCCTACATTTTATCCGCCAAACGCATCCACGCGGTCTCGGAGATGCTGTCTTGCAGGCCAAAGCTTTCGTTGGAAATGAACCTTTTGTCGTTATGCTTGGTGATGACTTGATGGATATCACAGACGAAAAGGCTGTTCCACTTACCAAACAACTCATGGATGACTACGAGCGTACCCACGCGTCTACTATCGCTGTTATGCCAGTCCCTCACGACGAAGTATCTGCTTATGGGGTTATTGCTCCGCAAGGAGAAGGGAAAGACGGTCTTTACAGCGTTGAAACCTTCGTTGAAAAACCTGCGCCGGAGGATGCTCCTAGCGACCTTGCTATCATCGGACGCTACCTCCTTACTCCTGAAATTTTCCAAATCCTCGAAAATCAAGCTCCAGGTGCAGGAAATGAAATTCAGCTGACAGATGCAATCGATACCCTCAATAAAACACAACGTGTATTTGCTCGTGAGTTCAAAGGGGCTCGTTACGATGTCGGAGACAAGTTTGGCTTTATGAAAACCTCCATCGACTACGCTCTCAAACACCCACAAGTCAAAGACGACTTGAAAGACTACCTCATCCAACTTGGAAAAGAGTTAGCTGGGGGAGAATAG